A stretch of Aureispira sp. CCB-E DNA encodes these proteins:
- a CDS encoding ADP-ribosylglycohydrolase family protein, with product MQKSSSIRGSLFGMAIGDGYGYPTEFLTIEEITARWPPNGPKEPEGNPILVTDDTQMAIAVAKALIEAEKEAYSPESLEKSLTKFYVEWLNDPLNNRAPGMTCIRSCERLEKGIHWQKATDLNSKGCGANMRVIPVGLLAVKGLSEKEVGAIAQFQSALTHAHPTALAASEITAITVYKLFYGVSHSQLLEELLVYAERQKTVYHKSYLKEIWNRPPFRNPKEFMTLGWEQIIAVLLNVKLGVEKNDVTVDPCLISGEGWVAEEAFATALLCFLLYPTDPAKALKRAVVTSGDSDSIACLTGAFSGAYCGIKAISQEWVQRIEYKEELEQIADLYI from the coding sequence ATGCAAAAATCTAGTTCAATCAGAGGTAGCTTATTCGGTATGGCTATCGGAGATGGCTATGGCTACCCTACAGAATTTCTTACCATAGAAGAAATTACAGCAAGATGGCCGCCCAATGGACCAAAAGAACCAGAAGGTAATCCTATTTTAGTCACAGACGACACTCAAATGGCTATTGCAGTGGCTAAAGCACTTATCGAAGCCGAAAAAGAAGCTTATTCTCCCGAATCTCTAGAAAAGAGCCTCACGAAGTTCTATGTTGAATGGCTGAATGACCCACTAAATAACCGAGCACCAGGAATGACGTGCATCAGATCTTGCGAAAGGCTCGAGAAGGGAATTCATTGGCAAAAAGCAACCGACCTAAATTCCAAAGGTTGCGGCGCCAATATGAGAGTTATTCCTGTTGGCTTGCTAGCTGTAAAGGGGCTATCTGAAAAAGAGGTTGGAGCAATTGCTCAATTTCAATCCGCTCTTACCCACGCCCATCCTACCGCATTAGCTGCTTCTGAAATCACTGCTATTACAGTTTATAAATTATTCTATGGAGTTTCTCACAGTCAGTTGTTAGAAGAATTATTAGTCTATGCCGAGCGCCAAAAAACAGTTTATCATAAAAGTTACTTGAAGGAAATTTGGAATAGACCTCCTTTCAGAAATCCCAAAGAATTTATGACACTTGGTTGGGAACAAATTATTGCCGTTCTGTTAAACGTAAAATTAGGCGTTGAGAAAAATGACGTTACTGTCGATCCTTGTTTAATTAGTGGCGAAGGATGGGTTGCTGAAGAAGCTTTTGCTACAGCTTTGCTCTGTTTTTTATTGTATCCTACCGATCCTGCTAAGGCACTAAAAAGAGCTGTCGTTACTTCTGGTGATTCTGACTCCATAGCTTGTTTAACTGGGGCATTTAGTGGTGCTTACTGTGGAATTAAAGCTATTTCCCAAGAATGGGTTCAAAGAATTGAATACAAGGAAGAACTAGAGCAGATTGCTGATTTATATATATAA
- a CDS encoding fumarylacetoacetate hydrolase family protein, which produces MKLASIDNQTRDGQLVVVNKELTKAVKVPQIAATMQAAIDNWSATESQLQEVYAQLNVNKLESAFDFSTVKVMAPIPRAYHWADGSAYVTHVELVRKARNAQLPESFWTDPLMYMGASDAFIGANDAIEIETEDWGIDFESEVAVITDDVPAGVSPQEALTHIKLVTIINDVSLRNLIPNELSKQFGFYQSKPWTTFAPVVVTLDELKEEWDNGKLHLPLYSTLNGQLIGSPNAGVDMTFDFGQLVAHAAKTRSLMAGTVIGSGTVANQGSPNGSSCLAEVRCLEVIKDGKASTPFMSFGDRIEIEMKDKNGHSIFGKINQVVTKYQK; this is translated from the coding sequence ATGAAATTAGCATCTATCGACAACCAAACAAGAGATGGTCAATTGGTTGTTGTCAACAAAGAACTAACTAAAGCTGTAAAAGTTCCCCAAATTGCTGCAACTATGCAAGCTGCAATAGACAACTGGTCAGCAACAGAAAGTCAATTGCAAGAAGTTTATGCTCAGTTAAATGTCAATAAACTAGAATCTGCTTTTGATTTTTCAACTGTAAAAGTAATGGCTCCAATACCGAGAGCATATCATTGGGCAGATGGAAGTGCTTATGTGACACATGTGGAACTTGTTCGAAAAGCTAGAAATGCTCAACTACCTGAATCCTTCTGGACAGATCCTCTAATGTACATGGGAGCTTCTGATGCATTTATTGGGGCAAACGATGCTATCGAAATTGAAACCGAAGATTGGGGCATTGATTTTGAATCAGAAGTAGCTGTTATTACAGATGATGTTCCAGCTGGTGTTAGCCCCCAAGAAGCTTTGACACACATTAAATTGGTGACTATTATAAACGATGTTTCGTTAAGAAATCTTATTCCGAATGAGTTATCTAAACAATTTGGATTTTACCAATCCAAACCTTGGACAACATTTGCTCCAGTAGTAGTTACTCTAGATGAATTGAAAGAAGAATGGGACAACGGAAAACTCCACTTACCATTATATTCTACATTAAATGGCCAACTTATCGGTTCTCCCAATGCTGGGGTTGATATGACATTTGATTTTGGACAATTGGTTGCCCATGCTGCGAAAACTCGTTCGCTAATGGCAGGAACAGTCATTGGATCAGGAACCGTTGCCAATCAAGGAAGCCCTAACGGTTCTAGTTGTTTGGCAGAAGTTCGATGTTTGGAAGTAATTAAAGACGGAAAAGCCTCTACCCCTTTTATGAGTTTTGGAGATAGAATCGAAATAGAAATGAAAGATAAAAATGGCCATTCTATTTTCGGAAAAATCAATCAAGTCGTAACAAAATATCAAAAGTAG
- a CDS encoding fatty acid desaturase, translating to MNELSKKELAKLVAAGKLWEIHGKYYDFIPFIKEHPGGKRFLLQCRGMDATTLLETTHLFESIPRGYLKMYEVGKKEDYQPDFDWDGDGFYPTLKKRVQAYLLDSAEKRGIKGKEKRLAHHGTSNFLFRLVALYVIFIIVSIGAIGYGNIFCALIWGPLAFAIGGYGHEAMHGGVFASSKANRVLALFTLDIITISSYVFTAVHVPLHHIVTNVPDKDPDIEVHFPMLRLRQEHEYFFYHKFQHFYVIFLYMITLPILSYTDVSSVVRGNWMGPYGKMSKIYPSEFFLLILFKVISTGLWYVLPFIFLDVFTALLVIGCMLGGAGIIVQATFGASHQCELAMNGEKKPRKYPRDWGSLQVESTVNFEHGNWFLTMMTGGLGYQIEHHLFPTISYSRLHEIAPIVKETCKEFDLPYHYYPTLFSVYRAHFSYIKSMSKKVATV from the coding sequence GTGAATGAATTATCAAAAAAAGAGCTAGCCAAATTGGTGGCTGCTGGAAAGTTATGGGAAATCCACGGCAAGTATTATGATTTTATTCCTTTTATCAAAGAACATCCAGGTGGAAAGCGTTTTTTGTTACAGTGTAGAGGGATGGATGCAACAACCCTTTTGGAAACAACACACCTTTTTGAGTCAATTCCGAGAGGGTATTTAAAGATGTATGAAGTAGGGAAGAAGGAGGATTATCAACCTGATTTTGATTGGGATGGAGATGGTTTTTATCCCACCTTAAAAAAGAGAGTACAGGCGTATTTGCTTGATTCCGCCGAAAAAAGAGGCATAAAAGGGAAGGAGAAGCGGCTAGCACATCATGGAACCTCTAATTTTCTATTTCGACTGGTCGCTTTGTATGTAATTTTTATAATCGTTTCGATTGGGGCAATAGGATATGGCAATATTTTTTGTGCCTTGATCTGGGGACCCTTAGCATTTGCGATTGGGGGATACGGGCATGAAGCGATGCACGGAGGCGTCTTTGCTTCTTCAAAGGCAAATCGAGTATTAGCATTATTTACACTGGATATTATAACTATTTCGTCTTATGTATTTACGGCGGTGCACGTCCCTTTACATCATATTGTTACAAATGTTCCAGATAAAGATCCTGATATTGAAGTGCATTTTCCAATGTTAAGACTAAGACAAGAGCACGAGTATTTTTTTTACCATAAATTTCAACATTTTTATGTTATCTTTTTATACATGATCACTCTCCCTATCCTGTCCTATACTGATGTATCTTCTGTCGTTCGTGGAAACTGGATGGGACCCTATGGAAAAATGTCAAAAATTTACCCTTCAGAATTTTTTTTATTGATCCTGTTTAAAGTTATTTCAACAGGATTGTGGTACGTACTGCCGTTTATTTTTTTGGATGTTTTTACAGCTCTACTTGTTATTGGGTGTATGTTAGGAGGGGCAGGGATTATTGTTCAAGCTACTTTTGGTGCTAGTCATCAGTGTGAATTAGCTATGAATGGAGAGAAAAAACCGAGAAAATACCCACGAGATTGGGGGAGCCTACAAGTTGAATCTACTGTAAACTTTGAACATGGTAACTGGTTTCTGACAATGATGACAGGAGGTTTGGGCTACCAGATCGAACACCACCTATTTCCAACAATTTCTTATAGTAGATTGCACGAAATCGCTCCAATAGTAAAAGAGACTTGCAAAGAGTTTGATTTGCCCTATCATTACTATCCAACATTATTTTCTGTTTACAGAGCCCATTTTAGTTATATCAAGAGTATGAGCAAAAAAGTTGCCACTGTCTAA
- a CDS encoding MarR family winged helix-turn-helix transcriptional regulator: MNFDSPTGTVLYSIEKAIKAYRRLSQHNISQVVPDITVDQALILLMLDGNDKTQTEIADLIFKDYASMTRIVKLMTQKDYLVKTIDAQDKRKSKLEITAKGRNTIKKLQPMIQNNRDTALNNVSDEELKQLYGILHKITQNCQSKK; this comes from the coding sequence ATGAATTTTGACTCTCCTACTGGCACCGTCCTCTATTCTATAGAGAAAGCCATAAAAGCATATCGCCGCTTAAGTCAGCATAATATATCACAAGTTGTTCCTGATATTACGGTAGATCAAGCTTTGATTTTATTAATGTTAGATGGTAATGATAAGACGCAAACTGAAATTGCAGATTTGATTTTTAAAGACTATGCCTCTATGACACGAATCGTAAAACTAATGACTCAAAAAGACTATTTGGTCAAAACGATAGATGCTCAAGACAAACGAAAATCGAAATTAGAAATTACCGCTAAAGGGAGAAATACAATAAAAAAGCTGCAACCAATGATACAAAACAACAGAGATACCGCACTAAATAATGTTTCAGATGAGGAGCTAAAACAACTGTATGGAATACTCCATAAAATAACCCAAAATTGCCAGTCCAAAAAATGA
- a CDS encoding serine hydrolase — MKHLIFLLVIICCACNRKKTPKPTDSKVEQIANYLDSLEGFSGVVLIAKDDHILFKRAYGFAHLGHKIKNNVATKFSYASIGKSFTAVAIFHLIQQGKLSLQDNIGKYLPDYQNQKARDSVTIELLLRHKSGLPNYFHYEKYTQASKEQFRTLDDLTNLYENRPLEFSPGQEFAYRNTNYIVLGRIIEAITQMPYDNYIQKHIFSIADMQNTGNFDIDHITDNVAENYTLSDVHLNQFQKTIFMSGIKGTPAGGGYSTAEDLYKFATAFKHNKLLNESYTNLMKTEPDHWYGYGMQFAGAKGSGIYGHSGGHFGTGAEWRIFEQQGYIVALLTNKDLDQGFYNARFFIEKTISGDTPRLNNYFFTQKVINICLNNGIEQAKATIQTSKKLELSERSLNTKGYEMIKRGFYKKAIDLFRLEVLFFSNSYDAYDSLGEAYMKDGQVSKAIKNYTKSLEINPENMNAKEQLSKLLEK; from the coding sequence ATGAAGCATCTGATTTTTTTATTGGTCATAATATGCTGCGCGTGTAATCGCAAAAAAACACCAAAACCTACCGACTCTAAAGTCGAACAAATTGCTAATTATTTAGACTCTTTAGAAGGCTTTAGTGGGGTTGTTCTAATTGCTAAAGATGATCATATTTTGTTCAAAAGAGCTTATGGATTTGCCCATTTGGGACACAAAATCAAAAATAATGTTGCGACTAAGTTTTCTTATGCTTCTATTGGTAAATCCTTCACTGCTGTCGCTATATTTCATTTAATTCAGCAAGGTAAATTGTCTTTGCAAGATAATATTGGCAAGTACCTTCCTGACTATCAAAACCAAAAGGCGCGAGATTCTGTTACCATAGAGTTGCTGTTAAGGCATAAAAGCGGTCTCCCTAATTATTTTCATTATGAAAAATATACTCAAGCCTCCAAAGAACAATTCAGAACACTAGATGATCTTACCAACTTATACGAAAATAGACCCTTAGAATTTTCCCCTGGTCAAGAATTTGCGTATCGCAACACCAACTATATTGTACTTGGCAGAATCATAGAAGCCATTACCCAAATGCCTTATGATAACTATATACAAAAACATATTTTCTCCATAGCTGATATGCAAAATACAGGCAATTTTGACATTGATCACATCACTGACAATGTTGCTGAAAACTATACCTTATCAGATGTTCACTTGAATCAATTCCAAAAAACAATTTTCATGAGCGGGATCAAAGGTACACCTGCTGGTGGTGGGTATTCTACTGCCGAGGACTTGTATAAATTTGCCACTGCGTTTAAACATAATAAGCTCCTAAATGAAAGTTATACAAATCTTATGAAAACAGAGCCCGATCACTGGTATGGCTACGGAATGCAATTTGCAGGAGCCAAAGGCTCTGGAATTTATGGGCATAGCGGCGGACATTTTGGCACAGGTGCAGAATGGCGCATTTTTGAACAACAAGGTTATATTGTTGCGCTCTTAACCAATAAAGACTTAGATCAAGGTTTTTATAATGCTCGTTTTTTTATTGAGAAAACTATTTCGGGTGATACTCCTAGATTAAACAATTACTTTTTTACCCAAAAAGTGATCAATATCTGTCTAAATAACGGCATTGAGCAAGCAAAAGCGACAATACAAACATCAAAAAAATTGGAACTCTCCGAAAGAAGCTTAAATACAAAAGGTTATGAGATGATAAAAAGAGGTTTTTATAAAAAAGCGATTGATTTATTTAGGCTCGAAGTTTTATTTTTTTCAAACTCTTATGATGCTTACGATTCTCTAGGGGAAGCCTATATGAAAGACGGGCAAGTAAGTAAGGCAATAAAAAACTATACCAAAAGCCTAGAGATAAATCCTGAGAATATGAATGCCAAAGAGCAGTTGAGCAAATTGCTAGAAAAATAA